The DNA window CGATCGCAATGTTGCACACGGTCACGATCACTCCGCCGATCTGCTCAAGACGGGTCGGCTGAGTTCGGGCACCCCACGTGAGCACCGCGGTCGGAAGGCCACCGAAACCGAAGCCCCACAGCGCAGCCGCGATGAACAGCGCCACGGTCGAACCGCCGGTCGCGAGCATGACAAGCATCCCGATCCCGAGGACCGTCGGAAACAGGAAGACGGCCGCTCGGAGTGCACGGTCGGCCAGTGGGCCGCTGACAGCCGTGCCGAGGAAGTTGGCGATTCCGAACACGAGCAGAAGCAGGGCGAGTCCGCCGGCATCGATGTCGGATACGCTCTCGGCAGCCGGCCGGATGTATGTGAAGCCACTGAAGTGCCCGCCGAAAGCGAGCAGCACCGCGAACAGTCCGATGAGAACGGCACGGGAGCGGAGTGTCGCTCCGAGCGCACGAATTCCGCTTCCGACCGTAGGCGTGACGTGCGGCAGTGTTGCCGCCTGAACGATCAGCGCCAGTGCCGCAACAACGGCACCGAGGATGAACACTCCCCGCCATCCCCACAGCTCCCCGAGCCACGCGCCCAGGGGCACCGCGGCAACGGTTGCGACAGACACTCCAGCGTTGACGACGGTAAGCGCACGCCCGAGGTGGTCCGCGTGAACCAGCTGCGCGGCGACCGCGGTGGCCATTGCCCAGAAGCCGCCGAG is part of the Mycetocola zhujimingii genome and encodes:
- a CDS encoding MFS transporter; amino-acid sequence: MTNATSSIDTSTDHKPGSWAGVVSLGLGIFAIVMSEFLPASLLPRIAGDLGVTVGAAGQSVTVTALAAALSALFISVVLPHADRRRVMIGLTLLAIISNLAVALAPNLLVLLSSRLLLGVALGGFWAMATAVAAQLVHADHLGRALTVVNAGVSVATVAAVPLGAWLGELWGWRGVFILGAVVAALALIVQAATLPHVTPTVGSGIRALGATLRSRAVLIGLFAVLLAFGGHFSGFTYIRPAAESVSDIDAGGLALLLLVFGIANFLGTAVSGPLADRALRAAVFLFPTVLGIGMLVMLATGGSTVALFIAAALWGFGFGGLPTAVLTWGARTQPTRLEQIGGVIVTVCNIAIAVGAIVGGILVDDVAATAPLLIGGISAIAGAVVLVTLRQQR